In Vidua chalybeata isolate OUT-0048 chromosome 9, bVidCha1 merged haplotype, whole genome shotgun sequence, a genomic segment contains:
- the BRDT gene encoding bromodomain testis-specific protein isoform X2 codes for MSVQSQHCSIIMNPPPPEYINNKSSGCQTNQLQYLQRVVMRAMWRHNFSWPFHQPVDAAALNLPDYYTIIKKPMDLGTIKKRLEHNYYTKAAECIEDFKTMFWNCYMYNKPGDDIVFMAEELEKVFMQKIAHMPPEERPVSLNKGKRKGKKTEETWQPNCGISNEQSTNEKQAESSEQPPVMTQERQQATLAPLSATQLTALMPAAVSITKAKRGVKRKADTTTPTTSIVTASGESSAMFNERKAVKACKGENECMVTNKLLKKSFSDSQQPPGIIKKIQLSGQLKHCNAILKEMFSKKHAAYAWPFIKPVDVASFSTGVNQAIAKYPTDLGTIKKKMDNFEYNDMQEFATDVRLMFMSCYKRNSSDHEIVAMARKLQDVFEMHFAEIPDEPVASDHLPQPVGEMTEAYSSESSNDNSSEEKSSEDSEEERKVNLKKLQEQLKALHRQLWVLTKACLSRPEKKKGKTKSEKRKNKEKAEIKSLIQKKKNLKYMKKSKRKLYLNVQSKRTMQQVLLAHKSDEDGAKPMNYDEKRQLSLDINKLPGDKLGKVVHIIQSREPALRNSNPDEIEIDFETLNASTLRELERYVATCLRKKQRKQVENNAESSTGPSRLSDSSSSSSDSGSSTSSDSSSSDSSDSESVTETCSKQTGAKQNCPDSLEKSKRTSCNAVLQAQPSSLTSSLQNHGSSELQQQPPNILQMLQCRSLNTSEQNAQTLSGKISAVPAVHDALDQQTPQSTPKTSQASVTHSRNVFPEVPNTIFQVDNADWSKQAEETRHLDKSNKLQNKTSMRTADLITISQEQSHCTPSDKSNDKNVLEPMSELLPRKDAELKTVDSWVSLCKTMKLPAPIKASAESFNQFRAAVLKRSGQVQESKRSLVQAERELQNLPQENKRFVTTSVGHESTGLDAMAVTDCELQKEIHKSKLPEAQQCILDQDRNLARKMEQERRRKEATAWIIDVNLQRDIMASFEEYLE; via the exons GATTATTACACTATCATAAAAAAACCTATGGACTTAGGCACCATAAAAAAGCGACTGGAACACAATTATTACACAAAAGCTGCAGAATGCATTGAAGACTTTAAAACTATGTTCTGGAACTGCTACATGTACAACAAG CCAGGTGATGACATTGTGTTTATGGCCGAAGAACTAGAAAAAGTGTTTATGCAGAAAATAGCCCATATGCCACCAGAAGAAAGACCAGTGAGTCTCaataaaggaaagagaaaaggaaagaagacagAAG AAACATGGCAGCCCAACTGTGGGATTTCAAATGAGCAAAGCACAAATGAGAAGCAAGCTGAAAGCAGTGAGCAGCCTCCAGTGATGACTCAAGAGCGACAGCAGGCTACACTGGCTCCTTTGTCTGCAACTCAGCTGACTGCTTTAATGCCAGCTGCAGTCTCTATAACAAAA gctAAAAGAGGTGTGAAAAGGAAGGCTGACACTACAACTCCTACTACTTCAATCGTCACAGCAAGTGGTGAATCTTCTGCAAtgtttaatgaaagaaaagctgttaaaGCATGTAAAGGTGAAAATGAATGTATGGTAACAAACAAGCTTCTGAAGAAATCCTTTTCAGATTCTCAACAGCCACCTGGAATTATTAAAAAGATTCAGTTGTCAGGACAACTAAAACATTGTAATGCAATacttaaagaaatgttttcaaagaaacATGCAGCATATGCGTGGCCTTTCATAAAACCTGTAGATGTGGCATCTTTCTCCACTGGTGTAAACCAAGCCATTGCCAAATATCCTACAGACTTAGGAACCATTAAA aAGAAAATGGATAACTTTGAATATAATGATATGCAAGAATTTGCTACCGATGTTAGACTAATGTTCATGAGCTGCTACAAACGTAATTCTTCAGACCATGAAATAGTTGCTATGGCAAGAAAACTTCAG GATGTTTTTGAAATGCACTTTGCTGAAATTCCTGACGAACCTGTTGCGAGTGATCATCTGCCACAGCCTGTGGGAGAAATGACAGAAGCTTATTCCAGTGAAAGCAGTAATGATAactcttcagaagaaaaatcatctGAAGACTctgaagaggagagaaaagtgAACCTCAAAAAGCTTCAGGAGCAA CTTAAAGCTCTTCACCGGCAGTTGTGGGTTTTGACCAAAGCATGCTTATCTagaccagaaaagaaaaaagggaagactaaaagtgagaaaagaaagaacaaggaaaaagctgaaataaaaagcttgattcaaaagaagaaaaatctgaaatacatGAAGAAATCTAAGAGAAAGCTGTATTTAAATGT tcaATCAAAGAGAACCATGCAGCAGGTCTTGTTGGCACATAAGTCAGATGAAGATGGTGCCAAACCTATGAATTATGATGAAAAACGGCAGTTGAGTTTGGACATAAATAAACTCCCTGGAGATAAGCTTGGGAAAGTAGTCCATATAATACAGTCAAGAGAACCTGCACTAAGGAACTCTAACCCTGATGAGATAGAAATAGACTTTGAAACTTTAAATGCTTCAACACTCAGAGAACTGGAGAGATACGTAGCAACCTGTTtgaggaagaaacaaagaaagcagG ttGAAAACAATGCTGAGTCAAGTACTGGGCCAAGCAGActgagtgacagcagcagcagttcctcaGATTCTGGCAGCAGCACTAGCAGTGATTCTAGCTCCTCAGATAGCAGCGACTCTGAATCAG TTACAGAAACCTGTTCAAAACAGACTGGAGCCAAGCAGAACTGTCCAGATTCTCTGGAAAAGTCTAAG AGGACATCCTGCAATGCTGTTCTGCAAGCACAGCCCTCCTCTCTTACTAGCAGCTTGCAAAATCATGGATCAtctgaactgcagcagcaaCCTCCCAATATACTGCAAATGCTTCAGTGTAGATCACTTAATACATCAGAACAAAATGCTCAGACTCTCTCAG GTAAAATCTCAGCTGTACCTGCTGTGCATGATGCTTTAGACCAGCAAACTCCTCAGAGCACTCCAAAGACAAGTCAGGCTTCTGTCACCCACtccagaaatgtttttccagaG GTGCCCAACACCATTTTCCAAGTTGACAATGCTGACTGGAGTAAACAAGCTGAGGAAACAAGACATCTAGACAAATCAAATAAACTTCAAAACAAGACCAGCATGAGAACTGCTGATTTAATAACCATAAGTCAGGAACAAA GTCATTGTACACCCAGTGATAAATCTAATGATAAAAACGTACTAGAGCCAATGTCTGAACTTCTTCCAAGAAAG GATGCAGAATTGAAGACTGTAGATTCCTGGGTAAGCCTGTGTAAAACGATGAAGCTCCCAGCTCCAATAAAAGCATCTGCTGAGAGCTTCAATCAGTTCAGGGCCGCTGTATTAAAGAGGAGCGGGCAAGTGCAGGAGTCAAAAAGGTCTCTTGTGCAAGCCgagagggagctgcagaatcttccacaagaaaacaaaagatttgTAACCACTTCTGT GGGCCATGAAAGCACAGGATTGGATGCCATGGCAGTGACAGACTGTGAGcttcaaaaagaaatacataagAGTAAACTGCCCGAAGCTCAACAATGTATTCTTGATCAAGACCGTAACTTGGCTAGAAAAATGGAACAAGAACgcagaaggaaggaagca ACAGCTTGGATAATTGATGTGAATCTGCAGAGAGATATTATGGCATCTTTCGAAGAATATCTGGAGTGA
- the BRDT gene encoding bromodomain testis-specific protein isoform X1: MSVQSQHCSIIMNPPPPEYINNKSSGCQTNQLQYLQRVVMRAMWRHNFSWPFHQPVDAAALNLPDYYTIIKKPMDLGTIKKRLEHNYYTKAAECIEDFKTMFWNCYMYNKPGDDIVFMAEELEKVFMQKIAHMPPEERPVSLNKGKRKGKKTEETWQPNCGISNEQSTNEKQAESSEQPPVMTQERQQATLAPLSATQLTALMPAAVSITKAKRGVKRKADTTTPTTSIVTASGESSAMFNERKAVKACKGENECMVTNKLLKKSFSDSQQPPGIIKKIQLSGQLKHCNAILKEMFSKKHAAYAWPFIKPVDVASFSTGVNQAIAKYPTDLGTIKKKMDNFEYNDMQEFATDVRLMFMSCYKRNSSDHEIVAMARKLQDVFEMHFAEIPDEPVASDHLPQPVGEMTEAYSSESSNDNSSEEKSSEDSEEERKVNLKKLQEQLKALHRQLWVLTKACLSRPEKKKGKTKSEKRKNKEKAEIKSLIQKKKNLKYMKKSKRKLYLNVQSKRTMQQVLLAHKSDEDGAKPMNYDEKRQLSLDINKLPGDKLGKVVHIIQSREPALRNSNPDEIEIDFETLNASTLRELERYVATCLRKKQRKQAKYPTKSKEELNFERKQELEKRLLDVNGQLNPKKESFKIENNAESSTGPSRLSDSSSSSSDSGSSTSSDSSSSDSSDSESVTETCSKQTGAKQNCPDSLEKSKRTSCNAVLQAQPSSLTSSLQNHGSSELQQQPPNILQMLQCRSLNTSEQNAQTLSGKISAVPAVHDALDQQTPQSTPKTSQASVTHSRNVFPEVPNTIFQVDNADWSKQAEETRHLDKSNKLQNKTSMRTADLITISQEQSHCTPSDKSNDKNVLEPMSELLPRKDAELKTVDSWVSLCKTMKLPAPIKASAESFNQFRAAVLKRSGQVQESKRSLVQAERELQNLPQENKRFVTTSVGHESTGLDAMAVTDCELQKEIHKSKLPEAQQCILDQDRNLARKMEQERRRKEATAWIIDVNLQRDIMASFEEYLE, from the exons GATTATTACACTATCATAAAAAAACCTATGGACTTAGGCACCATAAAAAAGCGACTGGAACACAATTATTACACAAAAGCTGCAGAATGCATTGAAGACTTTAAAACTATGTTCTGGAACTGCTACATGTACAACAAG CCAGGTGATGACATTGTGTTTATGGCCGAAGAACTAGAAAAAGTGTTTATGCAGAAAATAGCCCATATGCCACCAGAAGAAAGACCAGTGAGTCTCaataaaggaaagagaaaaggaaagaagacagAAG AAACATGGCAGCCCAACTGTGGGATTTCAAATGAGCAAAGCACAAATGAGAAGCAAGCTGAAAGCAGTGAGCAGCCTCCAGTGATGACTCAAGAGCGACAGCAGGCTACACTGGCTCCTTTGTCTGCAACTCAGCTGACTGCTTTAATGCCAGCTGCAGTCTCTATAACAAAA gctAAAAGAGGTGTGAAAAGGAAGGCTGACACTACAACTCCTACTACTTCAATCGTCACAGCAAGTGGTGAATCTTCTGCAAtgtttaatgaaagaaaagctgttaaaGCATGTAAAGGTGAAAATGAATGTATGGTAACAAACAAGCTTCTGAAGAAATCCTTTTCAGATTCTCAACAGCCACCTGGAATTATTAAAAAGATTCAGTTGTCAGGACAACTAAAACATTGTAATGCAATacttaaagaaatgttttcaaagaaacATGCAGCATATGCGTGGCCTTTCATAAAACCTGTAGATGTGGCATCTTTCTCCACTGGTGTAAACCAAGCCATTGCCAAATATCCTACAGACTTAGGAACCATTAAA aAGAAAATGGATAACTTTGAATATAATGATATGCAAGAATTTGCTACCGATGTTAGACTAATGTTCATGAGCTGCTACAAACGTAATTCTTCAGACCATGAAATAGTTGCTATGGCAAGAAAACTTCAG GATGTTTTTGAAATGCACTTTGCTGAAATTCCTGACGAACCTGTTGCGAGTGATCATCTGCCACAGCCTGTGGGAGAAATGACAGAAGCTTATTCCAGTGAAAGCAGTAATGATAactcttcagaagaaaaatcatctGAAGACTctgaagaggagagaaaagtgAACCTCAAAAAGCTTCAGGAGCAA CTTAAAGCTCTTCACCGGCAGTTGTGGGTTTTGACCAAAGCATGCTTATCTagaccagaaaagaaaaaagggaagactaaaagtgagaaaagaaagaacaaggaaaaagctgaaataaaaagcttgattcaaaagaagaaaaatctgaaatacatGAAGAAATCTAAGAGAAAGCTGTATTTAAATGT tcaATCAAAGAGAACCATGCAGCAGGTCTTGTTGGCACATAAGTCAGATGAAGATGGTGCCAAACCTATGAATTATGATGAAAAACGGCAGTTGAGTTTGGACATAAATAAACTCCCTGGAGATAAGCTTGGGAAAGTAGTCCATATAATACAGTCAAGAGAACCTGCACTAAGGAACTCTAACCCTGATGAGATAGAAATAGACTTTGAAACTTTAAATGCTTCAACACTCAGAGAACTGGAGAGATACGTAGCAACCTGTTtgaggaagaaacaaagaaagcagG CTAAATACCCAACAAAGTCAAAAGAAGAACTTAATTTTGAGAGGAAACAAGAGTTAGAAAAGAGACTACTGGATGTCAATGGTCAACTAAACCCAAAGAAGGAGAGCTTCAAGA ttGAAAACAATGCTGAGTCAAGTACTGGGCCAAGCAGActgagtgacagcagcagcagttcctcaGATTCTGGCAGCAGCACTAGCAGTGATTCTAGCTCCTCAGATAGCAGCGACTCTGAATCAG TTACAGAAACCTGTTCAAAACAGACTGGAGCCAAGCAGAACTGTCCAGATTCTCTGGAAAAGTCTAAG AGGACATCCTGCAATGCTGTTCTGCAAGCACAGCCCTCCTCTCTTACTAGCAGCTTGCAAAATCATGGATCAtctgaactgcagcagcaaCCTCCCAATATACTGCAAATGCTTCAGTGTAGATCACTTAATACATCAGAACAAAATGCTCAGACTCTCTCAG GTAAAATCTCAGCTGTACCTGCTGTGCATGATGCTTTAGACCAGCAAACTCCTCAGAGCACTCCAAAGACAAGTCAGGCTTCTGTCACCCACtccagaaatgtttttccagaG GTGCCCAACACCATTTTCCAAGTTGACAATGCTGACTGGAGTAAACAAGCTGAGGAAACAAGACATCTAGACAAATCAAATAAACTTCAAAACAAGACCAGCATGAGAACTGCTGATTTAATAACCATAAGTCAGGAACAAA GTCATTGTACACCCAGTGATAAATCTAATGATAAAAACGTACTAGAGCCAATGTCTGAACTTCTTCCAAGAAAG GATGCAGAATTGAAGACTGTAGATTCCTGGGTAAGCCTGTGTAAAACGATGAAGCTCCCAGCTCCAATAAAAGCATCTGCTGAGAGCTTCAATCAGTTCAGGGCCGCTGTATTAAAGAGGAGCGGGCAAGTGCAGGAGTCAAAAAGGTCTCTTGTGCAAGCCgagagggagctgcagaatcttccacaagaaaacaaaagatttgTAACCACTTCTGT GGGCCATGAAAGCACAGGATTGGATGCCATGGCAGTGACAGACTGTGAGcttcaaaaagaaatacataagAGTAAACTGCCCGAAGCTCAACAATGTATTCTTGATCAAGACCGTAACTTGGCTAGAAAAATGGAACAAGAACgcagaaggaaggaagca ACAGCTTGGATAATTGATGTGAATCTGCAGAGAGATATTATGGCATCTTTCGAAGAATATCTGGAGTGA